A genomic region of Rhodococcus pyridinivorans contains the following coding sequences:
- a CDS encoding class I SAM-dependent methyltransferase — MTRLFARRATLRRSVGLLGSFRFEQTAPEKFYGGLARDTVDLIGDLYTGLTGADLTGTTVVDVGGGPGYFADVFTEVGSRYVPIEPDPSEMHAAGLQVGGAIRGSGLALPLRTGSVDVCFSSNVAEHVATPWVMADEMLRVTRPGGLMVLSYTLWWGPFGGHETGPWHAFGGEYAARRYARKHGREPKNRYGVSLFDVGASDGLRWARSTPDGELLAAFPRYHPSWAWWLVDVPGVREFLASNLVLVLRRR, encoded by the coding sequence GTGACCCGGCTGTTCGCCCGCCGCGCCACACTGCGCCGCTCCGTGGGGTTGCTCGGCAGCTTCCGGTTCGAGCAGACAGCACCCGAGAAGTTCTACGGCGGTCTCGCGCGCGACACCGTCGACCTCATCGGCGATCTCTACACGGGTCTGACCGGCGCCGATCTGACGGGCACCACGGTCGTCGACGTCGGCGGCGGACCGGGCTACTTCGCCGACGTGTTCACCGAGGTGGGTTCGCGCTACGTGCCGATCGAGCCCGACCCGTCGGAGATGCACGCCGCCGGCCTGCAGGTGGGCGGCGCGATCCGCGGCTCCGGCCTGGCGCTGCCGTTGCGCACCGGGTCGGTGGACGTGTGCTTCTCGTCGAACGTCGCCGAACACGTCGCGACGCCGTGGGTGATGGCCGACGAGATGCTGCGCGTCACGCGGCCCGGCGGACTGATGGTGCTGTCGTACACCCTGTGGTGGGGACCGTTCGGCGGGCACGAGACCGGTCCGTGGCACGCCTTCGGCGGCGAGTACGCGGCCCGGCGCTACGCGCGCAAGCACGGCAGGGAGCCGAAGAACCGGTACGGGGTGTCGCTGTTCGACGTGGGCGCGAGCGACGGTCTGCGCTGGGCACGTTCGACACCCGATGGCGAACTGCTCGCGGCCTTCCCCCGCTACCACCCGAGTTGGGCGTGGTGGCTCGTGGACGTGCCCGGCGTCCGGGAGTTCCTCGCCAGCAACCTCGTACTGGTCCTGCGCCGACGCTGA
- a CDS encoding glycosyltransferase family 4 protein has translation MREVLLLCWRDSGHPQGGGSERYLEQVGAQLAARGVRVVLRTASYPGAAERDRIDGITVSRGGGRLTVYPRALAAILAGRFGVGPLAGIRPDAVIDTQNGIPFFARLVAGAPVTVLVHHCHREQWPVAGRLMAKLGWWIESSLSPRVHHRNQYLTVSLPSADELRALGVDRERIAVVRNGVDAVPAGVAVGGDDTRTAHPSVCVLSRLVPHKQIEDALAAVAALRGTVPGLHLDVIGGGWWEQNLRDAAAELGIGDAVTFHGHVDEQRKHELLSRTWIHVMPSRKEGWGLAVVEAAQHGVPTIGYRSSKGLTDSIIDGVTGVLVDSPAELTAAVADLIADADRRRQLGTKARIRAGEFSWEATGEGVHEVLSVTTFGHTVSGLFPRADEPSTLADPLPERAASAAGQYQ, from the coding sequence GTGCGGGAGGTTCTGCTGCTTTGCTGGCGCGATAGCGGACATCCGCAGGGTGGTGGCAGCGAGCGGTATCTCGAACAGGTCGGGGCGCAGCTCGCGGCGCGCGGCGTCCGCGTCGTCCTGCGGACTGCCTCCTATCCCGGAGCCGCCGAGCGAGACCGGATCGACGGCATCACCGTCAGCCGCGGCGGGGGACGGCTCACCGTCTATCCGCGCGCGCTCGCCGCGATCCTCGCAGGCAGATTCGGTGTCGGCCCCCTCGCCGGTATCCGTCCCGACGCCGTCATCGACACCCAGAACGGCATTCCGTTCTTCGCCCGGCTCGTCGCCGGTGCGCCCGTCACGGTGCTCGTGCACCACTGCCACCGCGAACAGTGGCCGGTCGCGGGCAGGCTGATGGCCAAGCTCGGCTGGTGGATCGAGTCGTCGCTCTCGCCGCGCGTGCACCACCGCAACCAGTACCTCACCGTCTCCCTTCCGTCCGCCGACGAACTGCGCGCTCTCGGGGTCGACCGGGAGCGGATCGCGGTGGTCCGCAACGGTGTCGACGCCGTTCCCGCCGGTGTCGCGGTGGGTGGCGACGACACGCGCACGGCCCACCCGAGCGTGTGTGTGCTCTCGAGGCTGGTGCCGCACAAGCAGATCGAGGACGCCCTCGCCGCGGTCGCGGCGCTGCGCGGCACCGTCCCGGGTCTGCATCTCGACGTCATCGGCGGCGGCTGGTGGGAGCAGAACCTCCGCGATGCGGCCGCCGAACTCGGCATCGGCGACGCCGTCACCTTCCACGGCCATGTCGACGAGCAGCGCAAGCACGAATTGCTCTCCCGCACCTGGATTCACGTGATGCCCTCGCGCAAGGAGGGGTGGGGACTGGCGGTGGTCGAGGCCGCCCAGCACGGTGTGCCCACCATCGGTTACCGCAGCTCCAAGGGATTGACCGACTCGATCATCGACGGCGTGACCGGTGTGCTCGTGGACTCGCCCGCCGAACTGACCGCCGCCGTCGCCGATCTGATCGCCGACGCCGACCGTCGTCGTCAGCTCGGCACCAAGGCCCGCATCCGCGCGGGCGAGTTCTCGTGGGAGGCCACGGGAGAGGGCGTGCACGAGGTCCTGTCCGTCACGACCTTCGGGCACACCGTCTCAGGACTGTTCCCGCGCGCCGACGAGCCGTCGACGCTCGCCGACCCGCTGCCCGAGCGCGCAGCCAGCGCCGCCGGCCAGTACCAGTAG
- a CDS encoding lipopolysaccharide biosynthesis protein, with the protein MPRTPRPASEGTETTRGSTTGTAVTGMTLVTVGAMTANLASYLLHLPAGRWLGPAGYGEFASLLAAQLVLAVPALALQTVVAREAVHGTGAAALRRLGYRCAVLAIVVAMLLVPVVAWALDTSVGGAFGSLVTAPLLVLLAAEQGLLQGRGRFAALSVVLSAAGVAKVVPAVAVLAVGGGPGAALFAGALGTGAVALAASVLVGRTSGGRTEPVPTAGAVLRASQVQLALIALTSLDLLLARMLLDPDSAGLYALGAVATKVAFWLPQAVGVVLYPRMANPAQSAAAVRSALTVLVAIGAVLVAGAAICAPIVPMLVGDAYGPVQSLLWLFALQGACLAVLQGALLSAIAGERTHLALVAWVGLALEAVLMFTVASTLRQFIAVAVGVAAATAAVVAVLALRGAAVARSSTDDAVTPSTDESPANDTAPHRDR; encoded by the coding sequence ATGCCGCGAACACCCCGACCCGCGTCGGAGGGAACCGAGACCACTCGTGGTTCGACGACGGGAACCGCCGTCACCGGCATGACACTGGTGACGGTCGGCGCGATGACCGCGAACCTCGCGTCCTATCTGTTGCACCTGCCGGCGGGACGCTGGCTCGGGCCCGCCGGATACGGCGAGTTCGCGAGCCTGCTCGCCGCGCAGCTCGTCCTCGCCGTGCCGGCACTGGCGTTGCAGACGGTCGTCGCCCGGGAGGCCGTGCACGGCACCGGCGCCGCGGCGCTGCGTCGTCTCGGTTACCGCTGCGCCGTGCTCGCCATCGTCGTCGCGATGCTCCTCGTGCCCGTCGTGGCGTGGGCGCTCGACACGAGTGTCGGCGGGGCGTTCGGGTCGCTCGTCACCGCGCCGCTGCTCGTCCTCCTCGCCGCCGAACAGGGCCTGCTGCAGGGCCGGGGCAGGTTCGCAGCGCTCAGCGTCGTCCTGTCCGCCGCGGGCGTCGCGAAGGTGGTGCCGGCCGTGGCGGTGCTCGCCGTCGGAGGCGGCCCCGGTGCCGCGCTGTTCGCCGGGGCGCTCGGCACGGGTGCGGTCGCGCTGGCCGCGAGTGTGCTCGTGGGCCGGACGTCGGGTGGACGGACGGAACCGGTCCCGACCGCCGGGGCGGTGCTGCGTGCCTCCCAGGTGCAGCTGGCCCTCATCGCGCTCACGTCGCTCGACCTGCTGCTCGCCCGCATGCTGCTCGATCCCGATTCCGCCGGGTTGTACGCGCTGGGGGCGGTGGCGACGAAGGTCGCCTTCTGGTTGCCGCAGGCGGTCGGTGTGGTGCTCTATCCGCGGATGGCGAATCCCGCCCAGTCGGCGGCCGCGGTGCGGTCGGCGCTCACCGTCCTCGTCGCGATCGGCGCGGTGCTCGTCGCCGGCGCGGCGATCTGCGCACCGATCGTCCCGATGCTGGTCGGCGACGCCTACGGGCCGGTGCAGTCGCTGCTGTGGCTGTTCGCACTGCAGGGCGCGTGTCTGGCCGTCCTGCAGGGCGCGCTGCTGTCGGCGATCGCCGGGGAACGTACCCATCTCGCGCTCGTCGCGTGGGTGGGCCTCGCCCTCGAGGCGGTGCTGATGTTCACGGTGGCGTCGACCCTGCGGCAGTTCATCGCCGTCGCTGTCGGTGTGGCCGCCGCGACGGCCGCGGTGGTCGCGGTGCTCGCTCTGCGCGGTGCTGCAGTGGCCCGGTCGTCCACGGACGACGCGGTGACCCCGTCCACCGACGAGTCACCCGCGAACGACACCGCCCCCCACCGGGATCGGTGA
- a CDS encoding DUF3068 domain-containing protein yields MAERSSSGRILAMILVGLGAFLLVIAILVPTYTLGKLRTTPLDLEVTTVAEGTGDILNSRQLLAGNAQVDRDVPIVAQRFVTVEDPSNAEVMTLQAGQTVRRLDMQGDTGLVSAVVDRLTIDRKTSMPVSEEEFPERVSTIQVSADKPPVEIDNRAGLQYKFPFDVQQESYPYYDINARENFPIDFVGEEEINGMKVYHFSQEIGPVDLSKADPEVPTYKLSLPASTWGVGEGDEPITMTRWYNNIRDLWVDPVTGVVVKGQEQQDQYYAREADKPEVTVLNVTLPFDEETIEYQIGQAKDGQDTISLFGRTLPIILGILGVILLIVGFVLGIRGGGNRRPATATGGPAPAGPATTTVGPAHSGGAQRDHTEDRTEVIPRQTDPNAQQRDWTTDRTQEIPRTDLRKPPTQE; encoded by the coding sequence ATGGCTGAGCGTTCGAGCTCCGGCCGGATACTGGCAATGATTCTGGTGGGCCTGGGGGCCTTCCTCCTGGTGATCGCGATTCTCGTGCCGACGTACACGCTCGGGAAGCTGAGAACGACACCGCTCGATCTCGAGGTGACCACGGTCGCCGAAGGCACGGGCGACATCCTCAATTCCCGTCAGCTGCTCGCCGGCAACGCGCAGGTCGATCGCGACGTGCCGATCGTCGCGCAGCGCTTCGTCACCGTCGAGGATCCCTCGAACGCCGAGGTCATGACGCTGCAGGCAGGCCAGACCGTGCGACGACTCGACATGCAAGGGGACACGGGCCTGGTCTCGGCCGTCGTCGACCGTCTCACGATCGACCGGAAGACCTCCATGCCCGTCTCGGAGGAGGAGTTCCCGGAGCGCGTGAGCACGATCCAGGTGAGCGCCGACAAGCCGCCGGTGGAGATCGACAACCGCGCCGGACTGCAGTACAAGTTCCCGTTCGACGTCCAGCAGGAGTCGTACCCGTACTACGACATCAACGCTCGCGAGAACTTCCCCATCGACTTCGTCGGTGAGGAGGAGATCAACGGCATGAAGGTCTACCACTTCAGCCAGGAGATCGGGCCGGTCGACCTCTCGAAGGCCGACCCCGAGGTCCCGACCTACAAGCTCAGCCTGCCCGCCTCCACCTGGGGTGTCGGTGAGGGCGACGAGCCGATCACGATGACCCGCTGGTACAACAACATCCGCGACCTGTGGGTCGACCCGGTCACCGGTGTCGTCGTCAAGGGCCAGGAGCAGCAGGACCAGTACTACGCCCGCGAGGCCGACAAGCCCGAGGTGACGGTCCTCAACGTGACGCTGCCGTTCGACGAGGAGACGATCGAGTACCAGATCGGCCAGGCCAAGGACGGCCAGGACACCATCTCGCTGTTCGGCCGCACCCTGCCGATCATCCTCGGCATCCTCGGCGTCATCCTGCTGATCGTCGGCTTCGTGCTCGGCATCCGCGGTGGCGGCAACCGTCGTCCGGCCACCGCGACCGGCGGTCCCGCCCCGGCAGGTCCGGCCACGACCACGGTCGGCCCGGCGCATTCGGGCGGCGCGCAGCGCGATCACACCGAGGACCGCACCGAGGTCATCCCGCGCCAGACCGATCCGAACGCGCAGCAGCGTGATTGGACGACGGATCGAACGCAGGAGATCCCGCGCACCGATCTGCGGAAGCCTCCGACGCAGGAGTGA
- a CDS encoding acyltransferase family protein: MTTTTDRNRSMSGFLPALEGMRGFAAVGVLITHVAFQTGAVHDSVIGLVWARFDLAVALFFALSGFLLWRPHAAAARALGPSPSTTRYFLSRATRILPAYWTVVILVLWLLPGAGGGATVWWSNLALVQVFVPLTLTEGLTQMWSLSVEVAFYLVLPLLALAVSGLRGDAARYRVPLLLAVSALSLLWAWLPVGTPDHINHTNWLPGYLPWFAAGMILAELVTGPETWMHRFAARRTVMGAIAVAAFAAATTPLAGPETLTDLAPTEYLAKIALGAIMSFALLAPLTLAPRRQHRVLASPAALAVGRWSYGVFIWHLAVLSIVFPVFGIPAFAGHFWFVLTVTVVLSLAVASVSYALVEEPARAAFHRWDKARRGTAARPTATTPTSAAN, from the coding sequence ATGACCACTACCACCGACCGGAACCGCAGCATGAGCGGATTCCTTCCGGCACTCGAAGGAATGCGCGGTTTCGCCGCAGTGGGCGTGTTGATCACCCACGTCGCGTTCCAGACCGGCGCGGTGCACGACTCAGTGATCGGCCTGGTGTGGGCGCGGTTCGACCTCGCCGTCGCCCTGTTCTTCGCCCTGTCCGGTTTCCTGCTGTGGCGACCGCACGCCGCCGCGGCCCGCGCGCTCGGTCCGTCCCCCTCGACGACCCGCTACTTCCTCTCCCGCGCGACCCGCATCCTCCCCGCCTACTGGACCGTCGTGATCCTGGTGCTGTGGTTGCTGCCCGGCGCGGGCGGCGGCGCGACGGTGTGGTGGTCGAATCTCGCGCTCGTGCAAGTGTTCGTCCCACTGACCCTCACCGAGGGCCTCACCCAGATGTGGAGTCTGTCGGTGGAGGTGGCCTTCTATCTCGTGCTGCCGCTGCTGGCGCTGGCGGTGAGCGGGCTGCGCGGGGACGCCGCCCGTTACCGCGTCCCGCTGCTGCTCGCCGTGAGCGCACTGTCGCTGCTGTGGGCGTGGCTACCGGTCGGCACCCCCGACCACATCAACCACACCAACTGGCTGCCCGGCTACCTGCCCTGGTTCGCGGCGGGAATGATCCTCGCCGAACTCGTCACCGGCCCCGAGACGTGGATGCACCGCTTCGCGGCGCGGCGCACGGTGATGGGAGCGATCGCCGTCGCCGCCTTCGCTGCCGCCACCACCCCGCTGGCCGGACCGGAGACGCTCACCGATCTCGCACCCACCGAATATCTCGCCAAGATCGCCCTGGGCGCGATCATGAGCTTCGCCCTGCTCGCCCCGCTGACCCTCGCACCGCGCCGGCAGCACCGCGTCCTGGCGAGCCCGGCCGCACTGGCCGTCGGACGCTGGTCGTACGGCGTGTTCATCTGGCATCTCGCGGTGCTGTCGATCGTCTTCCCCGTCTTCGGGATCCCGGCTTTTGCGGGGCACTTCTGGTTCGTCCTGACGGTGACGGTCGTGCTGAGTCTGGCCGTCGCGTCCGTCAGCTACGCCCTCGTCGAGGAGCCGGCGCGGGCCGCCTTCCACCGCTGGGACAAGGCCCGGCGCGGTACCGCCGCCAGGCCCACCGCGACCACGCCGACGAGCGCCGCGAACTGA
- a CDS encoding alpha-(1->3)-arabinofuranosyltransferase, translated as MSTAAADGAGNASSSRTYRGETELPSAEPLSRRWLYAVTAVAVVLSFAQVPGLVVADTKYDLTQNPIGFLTRAAHQWSSVAPLGQVQNQAYGYFFPHGSFFAAGQLLHIPPWITQRVWWVLLLVAGFWGLVRLAEALGIGSRSSRLIAATVFVLSPRVLTTLGSISSEAHPMMLAPWVLLPLVRYLNTQNPGSARRLAAQSAVAVALMGAINAVATAAACLVAALWWAAHRPNRRWWRFTLWWLPLCVVAVTWWMVPLLLLGRVSPPFLDFIESSGVTTEWTSLAEVLRGTSSWTPFVSPERIAGAVLVTQPAAVLVTGALAAVGLAGLAMRSMPARGRFTLILVVGLVGMGVGYVGQLDSPFAEQVRLFLDTAGAPLRNVHKLEPLVRLPIVLGIAHLLRAVPLPGSVPWTRARNAFAHPERNPMVAVTTLILVAMTLATSLAWTGRLAPRGAFDEVPEHWHATAAWLEDNTSERGERALIVPGAPFGSQMWGLTRDEPLQALASTPWAVRDAVPLVPPGAIRALDAVQRDIADGRPSDGLAATLRGQGIGFLVVRNDLDPDTSPAARPALVHRALDGSPGIERVAEFGDDIVFDNPDDFVTDADLRPAYPAVEIYRVAEPAAAPVGPYVVDIADVPVVQGGPEALLRRNTAQPEFVGPTLLAADAARAGLPVDEVTVTDTPTDRETDYGQVDHHSSTIRTADDPRRTHNAVPDYPVPDTELVRAEWEGARISVSSAASDATQLGGTSVASSPAAVVDGDPTTGWHSNGLESAIGQWLQLDLDRPIEAGLLHLTTSSGALGDPVKWLEVSTDRGSTAVRVDEPGREQTVALPLGTTSWIRITSVHTERGTVGNQFGLTEVVVEDFTDRNEPRPIDIRRRIVVPGPVEDAAVRGWQLGQEFPGRGSCVDTDDRVRCARGLATSAEEPGMFTRTLDVPQETWVRPELLLRARPGPALEDLADRSDRVVARGDADVVDLHGSAFALTDGDPRTSWTAEESSLEAGAPRPSLTLELPEEQRVTGLEIRTALGALPVAPSRVAVNLGNGPQVRELDGDDTIVDLTPHLTDRIELTVVHWRDTLDRTVLGFSKLTPPGLAEVSVLGDDGPIGAQGSVYDETVTVDCERGPVVEIDGRSYRTSLTARVADLAAGVEVPATLCGTDVVGMNPGRVDIDVDPGAAFVVSGLRLDVPGPDAPVAEPTELDKGRWTENLREVTVPAGDEDRLVVVPESTNVGWVARTPDGAVATPVVVDGWQQGWIVPAGPEQTLTLEFATDRWYRLGIFGGLLLLVPLFAAAVWPRRRVEDPGPMPRTWGSSVLALTGVLVAATLLAGWAGAAVAVAGAVGIGALAVRHGPVLASRVLVGTAGGATMLAMALLSTGPWRSPDGYVGHSFLIQFAALVGVVAVGLAAVPRRALSQRWKAARAGSSTRA; from the coding sequence TTGAGTACGGCAGCCGCTGACGGCGCCGGCAACGCTTCGAGTTCACGCACGTACCGAGGCGAGACGGAGCTCCCGTCCGCCGAACCGCTGTCCCGCCGGTGGCTGTACGCAGTCACCGCGGTGGCGGTGGTCCTGTCCTTCGCCCAGGTTCCGGGCCTGGTCGTCGCCGACACCAAGTACGACCTGACGCAGAACCCGATCGGATTCCTCACGCGCGCCGCTCACCAGTGGAGCAGTGTGGCGCCGCTCGGGCAGGTGCAGAACCAGGCGTACGGCTACTTCTTCCCGCACGGCTCGTTCTTCGCCGCGGGTCAACTGCTGCACATCCCCCCTTGGATCACCCAGCGGGTGTGGTGGGTGCTGCTGCTCGTCGCCGGATTCTGGGGTCTCGTCCGCCTCGCCGAAGCCCTCGGTATCGGGAGCCGTAGCTCCCGTCTGATCGCGGCGACGGTGTTCGTGCTGTCCCCGCGCGTCCTCACGACGCTCGGTTCCATCTCGTCGGAAGCACATCCGATGATGTTGGCGCCGTGGGTGCTGCTGCCGCTGGTGCGGTATCTGAACACGCAGAATCCGGGCTCGGCCCGCCGGCTCGCCGCGCAGTCCGCCGTGGCGGTGGCGCTCATGGGCGCGATCAACGCGGTCGCGACCGCCGCGGCCTGTCTCGTCGCGGCGCTGTGGTGGGCCGCGCACCGTCCGAACCGGCGCTGGTGGCGCTTCACCCTGTGGTGGCTGCCGCTGTGCGTCGTCGCGGTGACCTGGTGGATGGTGCCGCTGCTGCTGCTCGGTCGCGTCAGTCCGCCCTTCCTCGACTTCATCGAATCGTCCGGTGTCACCACCGAATGGACGTCGCTCGCCGAGGTGCTGCGCGGCACCAGCAGCTGGACGCCCTTCGTCTCCCCCGAACGCATCGCGGGCGCCGTGCTCGTCACGCAACCGGCCGCGGTCCTCGTCACCGGCGCCCTGGCCGCGGTCGGTCTCGCCGGTCTCGCGATGCGGTCGATGCCCGCGCGCGGTCGTTTCACCCTGATCCTCGTGGTGGGTCTCGTCGGCATGGGCGTCGGTTACGTCGGCCAGCTCGACTCGCCGTTCGCCGAGCAGGTCCGGTTGTTCCTCGACACCGCCGGTGCGCCGCTGCGCAACGTCCACAAGCTCGAGCCGCTCGTGCGACTGCCGATCGTGCTCGGGATCGCGCACCTACTGCGCGCCGTTCCTCTGCCCGGATCGGTGCCGTGGACGCGTGCCCGGAACGCCTTCGCGCATCCCGAACGCAATCCGATGGTCGCGGTGACGACGCTGATCCTCGTCGCGATGACGCTCGCGACCTCACTCGCGTGGACCGGGCGGCTCGCTCCGCGCGGCGCTTTCGACGAGGTCCCCGAGCACTGGCACGCCACGGCGGCCTGGCTCGAGGACAACACGAGCGAGCGCGGCGAACGCGCCCTCATCGTTCCCGGCGCGCCGTTCGGCAGCCAGATGTGGGGGCTCACCCGCGACGAACCGCTGCAGGCACTCGCATCGACGCCGTGGGCGGTGCGCGACGCCGTCCCGCTCGTGCCACCCGGCGCCATCCGTGCCCTCGACGCCGTGCAACGCGACATCGCCGACGGCCGCCCGTCCGACGGTCTCGCCGCGACCCTGCGCGGTCAGGGCATCGGCTTCCTGGTGGTGCGCAACGACCTCGATCCCGACACCTCTCCCGCCGCGCGACCGGCACTCGTGCATCGCGCGCTCGACGGTTCGCCGGGCATCGAGCGGGTCGCCGAGTTCGGTGACGACATCGTCTTCGACAACCCCGACGACTTCGTCACCGACGCCGACCTGCGACCTGCCTATCCGGCCGTGGAGATCTACCGCGTCGCCGAACCCGCCGCGGCACCCGTCGGTCCCTACGTCGTGGACATCGCCGACGTGCCGGTCGTGCAGGGCGGCCCCGAAGCGCTGCTGCGCCGCAACACCGCGCAGCCCGAGTTCGTCGGTCCCACGCTCCTCGCCGCCGACGCGGCCCGCGCGGGTCTGCCCGTCGACGAGGTGACGGTCACCGACACCCCGACGGACCGCGAGACGGACTACGGGCAGGTCGACCATCATTCGTCGACGATCCGGACCGCCGACGACCCGCGTCGCACCCACAACGCCGTCCCCGACTATCCGGTGCCCGACACCGAACTCGTCCGGGCCGAATGGGAAGGCGCCCGCATCAGCGTGTCCAGCGCGGCGTCGGATGCCACCCAGCTCGGTGGCACGTCGGTCGCAAGCAGCCCGGCCGCGGTGGTCGACGGCGATCCGACGACCGGCTGGCACAGCAACGGACTCGAATCGGCGATCGGCCAGTGGCTGCAGCTCGACCTCGACCGGCCGATCGAAGCGGGTCTGCTGCACCTGACGACCAGCTCCGGTGCTCTCGGCGATCCCGTCAAGTGGCTCGAGGTGTCCACCGACCGGGGCAGCACGGCGGTGCGCGTCGACGAACCGGGACGCGAACAGACGGTCGCGCTGCCGCTGGGCACCACCTCGTGGATCCGCATCACGTCCGTGCACACCGAACGCGGCACGGTCGGCAACCAGTTCGGTCTCACCGAGGTGGTCGTCGAGGACTTCACCGACCGGAACGAACCACGCCCGATCGACATCCGTCGCCGCATCGTGGTGCCGGGCCCGGTCGAGGACGCCGCGGTACGCGGATGGCAGCTCGGCCAGGAATTCCCCGGCCGCGGCAGCTGCGTCGACACCGACGACCGTGTCCGTTGCGCGCGGGGACTCGCCACCTCCGCCGAGGAACCCGGCATGTTCACCCGCACCCTGGACGTGCCGCAGGAGACCTGGGTCCGCCCGGAACTGCTCCTGCGCGCGCGCCCCGGGCCGGCGCTCGAGGACCTCGCGGACCGTTCGGATCGGGTCGTCGCGCGCGGTGACGCCGACGTCGTCGACCTGCATGGCTCGGCGTTCGCCCTCACCGACGGCGACCCGCGGACGTCGTGGACCGCGGAGGAGAGCTCGCTCGAAGCGGGTGCGCCGCGGCCGTCGCTCACGCTGGAGCTTCCTGAGGAGCAACGCGTCACGGGATTGGAGATCAGGACGGCGCTGGGAGCGCTGCCGGTCGCGCCGTCGCGGGTCGCGGTGAATCTCGGCAACGGACCGCAGGTGCGCGAACTCGACGGTGACGACACGATCGTCGATCTGACCCCGCACCTCACGGACCGGATCGAACTCACCGTGGTGCACTGGCGCGACACCCTCGATCGCACAGTGCTGGGTTTCTCGAAACTCACCCCGCCCGGGCTCGCCGAGGTGTCGGTGCTCGGCGACGACGGGCCGATCGGGGCACAGGGATCCGTCTACGACGAGACGGTGACCGTCGACTGCGAGCGCGGACCCGTCGTGGAGATCGACGGACGCAGCTACCGCACGTCGCTCACCGCGCGGGTCGCCGATCTCGCGGCGGGCGTGGAGGTCCCCGCGACACTGTGCGGCACCGACGTCGTCGGCATGAACCCGGGCCGGGTCGACATCGACGTCGATCCCGGTGCGGCCTTCGTCGTCTCGGGCCTTCGGCTCGACGTCCCCGGTCCCGACGCGCCCGTCGCGGAGCCGACGGAACTCGACAAGGGCCGCTGGACGGAGAACCTGCGCGAAGTGACGGTTCCGGCGGGCGACGAGGACCGGCTCGTGGTGGTGCCCGAGAGCACCAACGTCGGCTGGGTGGCGCGCACCCCGGACGGTGCCGTGGCGACGCCGGTCGTCGTGGACGGCTGGCAGCAGGGCTGGATCGTGCCGGCCGGGCCGGAGCAGACGCTGACACTCGAGTTCGCGACCGACCGCTGGTACCGGCTCGGGATCTTCGGCGGGTTGCTGTTGCTCGTCCCGTTGTTCGCGGCGGCCGTGTGGCCGCGGCGGCGGGTCGAGGATCCGGGTCCGATGCCGCGCACCTGGGGTTCGTCGGTTCTCGCGCTGACCGGTGTGCTGGTCGCCGCGACGCTCCTCGCGGGATGGGCCGGTGCCGCCGTCGCGGTCGCCGGCGCGGTGGGGATCGGTGCGCTCGCGGTGCGCCACGGCCCCGTCCTGGCGTCGCGTGTGCTCGTAGGCACCGCGGGTGGCGCGACGATGCTGGCGATGGCGCTGCTGTCCACCGGGCCGTGGCGATCACCCGACGGATATGTCGGGCACTCGTTCCTGATTCAGTTCGCGGCGCTCGTCGGCGTGGTCGCGGTGGGCCTGGCGGCGGTACCGCGCCGGGCCTTGTCCCAGCGGTGGAAGGCGGCCCGCGCCGGCTCCTCGACGAGGGCGTAG
- a CDS encoding DUF2613 domain-containing protein encodes MGKFLGPGLGSVVVGAVLGAVAVFGVTAAVQENSRPQIDRSGNADSSLLNQVEYGSR; translated from the coding sequence ATGGGGAAGTTCCTGGGACCGGGCCTGGGTAGCGTGGTCGTCGGTGCCGTACTCGGCGCCGTGGCGGTCTTCGGCGTAACGGCCGCTGTGCAGGAGAATTCGCGCCCTCAGATCGATCGCAGTGGCAACGCCGATTCGTCCCTCCTGAACCAGGTTGAGTACGGCAGCCGCTGA